A portion of the Rhodococcus pseudokoreensis genome contains these proteins:
- a CDS encoding 2-phosphosulfolactate phosphatase, with translation MGLAVGRSRATNGQISLSPNTIRRTTAPRRLVFPSPNGSSICFELGAEAGVCVGASLRNATAVAGWIARHYPPTTVVAVIAAGEKWPGGELRPAIEDLWGAGAVMSALTAAGWDAEASPEARMAIAACRAVADTLPQSLAACASGRELRAAGYPEDVAIAAEVDRSTAVPVLEDRVFRGRKAG, from the coding sequence TTGGGCCTCGCCGTCGGGCGCAGCCGAGCGACGAACGGCCAGATCAGCTTGTCGCCGAACACGATTCGACGCACCACCGCGCCGCGCCGGCTGGTCTTCCCGTCGCCGAACGGATCGAGCATCTGCTTCGAGCTCGGCGCCGAAGCCGGGGTGTGCGTCGGCGCCTCCCTACGGAATGCGACCGCGGTCGCCGGCTGGATCGCCCGGCACTACCCGCCGACGACGGTGGTGGCGGTGATCGCCGCCGGTGAGAAGTGGCCGGGCGGCGAACTCCGGCCCGCGATCGAAGACCTGTGGGGTGCGGGCGCCGTGATGTCCGCACTGACCGCGGCCGGCTGGGACGCCGAAGCGTCGCCGGAAGCACGGATGGCCATCGCCGCCTGTCGCGCCGTCGCGGACACCCTCCCGCAGTCTCTCGCGGCATGTGCGTCGGGACGAGAATTGCGCGCAGCGGGATACCCGGAGGACGTCGCCATCGCCGCCGAAGTCGACCGGAGCACCGCCGTACCGGTCCTCGAGGATCGGGTCTTCCGAGGACGCAAGGCCGGTTGA